From the Candidatus Bathyarchaeota archaeon genome, one window contains:
- a CDS encoding DUF3795 domain-containing protein translates to NRWRSPDCKIRICAKEKRVDTCPLCREYQCDLINSLAERYVTAIKMENNYKKRIKDLGKRPRKRGQAWSRVSRHPHILKKRT, encoded by the coding sequence AGAACAGATGGCGGTCCCCAGACTGCAAGATAAGGATATGTGCCAAAGAGAAGAGAGTTGACACGTGTCCTTTATGCAGAGAATACCAATGCGACCTAATCAACAGCCTAGCAGAACGCTATGTGACAGCCATCAAGATGGAAAACAACTACAAAAAGAGGATTAAAGACCTCGGTAAAAGACCAAGAAAAAGGGGCCAAGCGTGGAGTCGTGTAAGCAGACACCCGCATATCTTGAAAAAAAGAACCTAA